A portion of the Bactrocera neohumeralis isolate Rockhampton chromosome 2, APGP_CSIRO_Bneo_wtdbg2-racon-allhic-juicebox.fasta_v2, whole genome shotgun sequence genome contains these proteins:
- the LOC126753292 gene encoding uncharacterized protein LOC126753292, whose translation MRVFVLVSCLIAGALARPEAPLVGYTYNGLLQNYASMHQQLPSEHAFGNFAAPPPTTYGTPLAGEPALNNIEQPAEAAGPEDVNQQQYQAVQPLPLDQQDSYNAAYQQSSIAQEGGYPYAPQPTTVHKHVYVHVPPKDFEDEDVIETRVRHAPAAKQKHYKIVFIKAPAPPSIRPPVVPPPPQNEEKTLIYVLHKKPEATKDIVIPTAAPTKPSKPEVYFIKYKTKKEEAPVYGPPPQQQNDNNNDNGNGNNNFIAADMDPRHADLPAAEYGAPAADEFAADLTAPLTTIQPALESEQPQSHDQQPQFVNDLPADAFDLPTVLPFAAGEQPQPTVQAPSNQYLAPEPMAPIVVEEPTHLPSSSYGPPSNRFFLKKK comes from the exons ATGCGTGTATTTGTGTTAGTGAGCTGCTTGATTGCGGGCGCTTTGGCGCGTCCTGAGGCGCCGCTTGTAGGTTACACCTACAATGGATTACTGCAAA ATTATGCTTCAA TGCACCAGCAGCTGCCCTCCGAGCATGCCTTTGGCAACTTTGCCGCACCACCACCGACCACTTATGGCACACCGCTCGCCGGTGAGCCCGCATTGAACAACATTGAGCAGCCAGCCGAAGCAGCCGGACCCGAAGATGTCAATCAGCAGCAGTACCAGGCGGTTCAACCACTACCACTCGATCAGCAAGACTCCTACAATGCCGCCTACCAACAGTCGAGCATAGCACAAGAGGGCGGTTACCCTTACGCACCACAGCCGACCACTGTGCACAAGCATGTGTACGTGCACGTGCCACCCAAGGATTTCGAGGATGAGGATGTGATCGAGACACGCGTGCGTCATGCCCCAGCCGCCAAGCAAAAGCACTACAAAATCGTTTTCATTAAGGCGCCAGCACCACCATCCATTCGTCCACCAGTtgtgccaccaccaccacaaaACGAAGAGAAGACACTCATCTATGTGTTACACAAGAAACCCGAAGCCACCAAGGATATTGTTATACCCACAGCGGCACCAACCAAACCCTCCAAACCGGAAGTCTACTTCATCAAGTACAAGACCAAGAAAGAGGAAGCTCCCGTCTATGGACCACCACCACAACAGCAAAATGATAACAACAATGACAAtggcaatggcaacaacaactttATCGCTGCCGATATGGATCCTCGTCATGCTGATTTGCCTGCCGCCGAGTATGGCGCTCCTGCAGCTGATGAGTTCGCTGCTGATCTCACTGCGCCACTCACTACCATTCAGCCTGCCTTGGAGTCGGAGCAGCCGCAATCGCACGACCAACAGCCACAGTTCGTAAACGATTTGCCCGCCGATGCCTTTGACTTGCCAACTGTATTGCCCTTCGCCGCCGGCGAGCAGCCACAGCCCACCGTCCAGGCGCCCAGCAATCAATACTTGGCTCCGGAACCCATGGCACCCATCGTGGTGGAAGAGCCCACTCACTTGCCATCGTCCAGCTATGGACCACCCAGCAACCGCTTCTTTCTGAAGAAGAAGTAA
- the LOC126753389 gene encoding leucine-rich melanocyte differentiation-associated protein → MDHPTMRYDVQSKELILAHCHYVSLPAELIEEFGERAEYLDCSHNRLMNLTHLYEFNNLQYLILDNNRLHEAHFEQMQWALPKVKVLMLNRNELMDLQKTIQLLASIFPNLEYLSLHGNPICPDELELQPFCEYVDYEYEYYRSQISSAFGRLKFLDHHDLQRKTMSRSPNISPHQKTPNRKFWPRARNDFPRESSQSITEGFNFGKLLPMKIRSLIQNGESEEIYSITNKDL, encoded by the exons ATGGATCATCCGACGATGCGCTACGATGTGCAGAGCAAAGAG ctTATCTTAGCCCATTGCCATTATGTTTCACTGCCAGCGGAGCTTATAGAGGAGTTTGGTGAACGCGCGGAATATCTGGATTGCAGTCACAATCGGCTGATGAACCTCACGCACTTGTATGagtttaataatttgcaatatctCATTCTAGACAACAATCGACTGCACGAAGCACACTTCGAACAAATGCAATGGGCGCTGCCGAAAGTGAAGGTGCTGATGTTGAACCGCAATGAG CTGATGGACCTGCAGAAGACTATTCAACTTTTGGCGAGCATATTTCCAAATTTGGAGTACCTCAGCTTGCACGGTAACCCTATATGCCCCGATGAATTAGAGCTGCAGCCATTTTGTGAATACGTGGATTATGAATATGAGTACTACAG GTCGCAGATTTCAAGCGCTTTTGGGAGACTAAAATTTCTAGATCATCATGATCTGCAGAGAAAAACGATGTCACGTTCACCAAACATATCACCACATCAAAAGACACCCAATAGAAAATTTTGGCCTAGAGCGAGAAATGATTTTCCAAGAGAGAGCAGCCAATCTATTACCGAAGGCTTCAATTTCG GTAAATTGCTTCCAATGAAAATTCGTAGTTTAATACAAAATGGCGAATCAGAGGAAATATACAGCATTACAAATAAAGATTTGTAA